A window of the Mesotoga sp. Brook.08.105.5.1 genome harbors these coding sequences:
- the gpmA gene encoding 2,3-diphosphoglycerate-dependent phosphoglycerate mutase codes for MTKLVLVRHGESTWNKENRFTGWTDVDLSEKGREEAKKAGEILKAEGYDFDLAYTSVLKRAIRTLWYIMDEMDLMWIPVIRDWRLNERHYGALQGLNKAETAAKHGEEQVKIWRRSYDIRPPALEESDERFPGHDPKYKTLSDDELPRTECLKDTVARFLPLWKNEISSEIKSGKKVLIVAHGNSLRALVKYLDNIPDDEIVGLNIPTGIPLVYELNDDLKPIKHYYLGDPEEIAKAQQAVANQGKAK; via the coding sequence ATGACCAAACTCGTGCTGGTAAGACACGGAGAAAGCACATGGAACAAAGAGAACCGTTTCACAGGCTGGACCGATGTTGATCTGTCCGAAAAGGGCCGTGAGGAAGCGAAGAAAGCTGGCGAGATATTGAAAGCCGAAGGATACGACTTCGATCTAGCATACACTTCCGTTCTTAAGAGAGCGATAAGAACGCTATGGTACATAATGGATGAGATGGATCTCATGTGGATTCCGGTGATTAGGGACTGGAGACTTAACGAGAGGCACTACGGCGCCCTTCAGGGTTTGAACAAAGCCGAAACCGCAGCCAAGCATGGCGAAGAACAGGTGAAGATCTGGAGGAGAAGCTACGACATCAGGCCGCCTGCACTTGAAGAGAGCGATGAAAGATTCCCGGGACATGACCCCAAGTACAAGACTCTCTCGGATGACGAGCTCCCCAGAACGGAGTGCCTCAAAGACACGGTGGCGCGATTCCTGCCACTATGGAAGAATGAGATATCCTCGGAGATAAAGTCTGGAAAGAAAGTGCTGATTGTAGCCCACGGAAACAGCCTTCGGGCACTGGTCAAATATCTGGACAATATTCCCGACGACGAGATCGTAGGATTGAACATTCCGACTGGAATACCTCTAGTTTACGAACTGAATGACGATCTAAAACCAATAAAGCATTATTATCTGGGTGATCCGGAAGAAATCGCAAAGGCGCAGCAGGCAGTTGCGAATCAGGGGAAAGCAAAGTAA
- a CDS encoding AAC(3) family N-acetyltransferase: MSEADAIALSKNGPLTMKRMISDLKHLGVRKGMVLLVHSSLSSLGWVCGGAITVIRALEAVLDEEGTLVMPAHSGDLSEPSNWSNPPVPATWFDTIRRTMPPFNRAETPTRGMGVISETFRKMKGVVRSDHPQVSFAARGKKVSYIVDSHELEFGMGEGSPLARLYDLNAHILLLGVDHSNNSSLHLAEYRANFPSRKKCKDGAPIMENGRRVWKEFNDFDLDSDDFYIIGSDFERDFPSKVNKGMIGYAESTLLPQVELVDFAVEWMTKNRK; this comes from the coding sequence ATGAGTGAAGCCGATGCAATTGCTCTTAGCAAGAACGGGCCTCTAACTATGAAGAGGATGATTTCTGATCTCAAGCATCTCGGAGTAAGGAAAGGAATGGTACTGCTAGTTCACTCTTCACTAAGCAGTCTAGGCTGGGTGTGCGGAGGAGCCATTACAGTGATTAGGGCGCTTGAAGCAGTACTTGATGAGGAAGGAACACTAGTAATGCCTGCTCATTCGGGAGATCTCAGCGAGCCCTCAAACTGGTCGAATCCTCCTGTTCCGGCGACCTGGTTTGACACGATCAGAAGAACAATGCCTCCCTTCAACAGAGCGGAGACTCCGACAAGAGGGATGGGAGTCATTTCAGAGACTTTCAGAAAGATGAAAGGTGTTGTGAGAAGCGACCATCCTCAGGTCTCATTTGCCGCCAGGGGAAAGAAGGTCTCTTACATTGTAGATAGCCACGAACTGGAGTTCGGCATGGGTGAAGGATCGCCCCTTGCCAGACTATACGACCTGAATGCTCACATACTGCTTTTGGGTGTCGATCATTCGAACAACAGTTCATTGCATCTGGCAGAATACCGGGCCAACTTTCCCTCCAGAAAGAAGTGCAAAGATGGAGCCCCGATTATGGAAAACGGAAGGAGAGTCTGGAAAGAGTTCAACGATTTCGACCTTGATTCAGACGACTTTTATATCATAGGAAGCGACTTCGAGAGAGATTTCCCCTCAAAGGTAAACAAGGGAATGATCGGGTACGCCGAATCAACTCTTCTCCCTCAAGTAGAACTGGTTGATTTCGCGGTTGAATGGATGACTAAGAACAGAAAGTAA
- a CDS encoding NAD(P)H-binding protein → MKIIIFGGTGRVGRVILDRALNDNHIVTIFVGNVSKLTVRKENLRIFQGDVFNSQSVRDAIRGQDAIVSALGPDNSGSVNDTLAVAMRNIVNAARDTEVSKLVTIANSGILQLSPRELRLDSPNYPQYLKKSSREFMDAFEILKTSELDWVVVCPPFMSFSEGNQSYRVSADFLPENGEKISIQDVAEFAYKQLFTSEYTQKRVGIAY, encoded by the coding sequence TTGAAGATAATTATCTTTGGTGGCACCGGAAGAGTAGGGAGGGTCATACTTGATAGGGCCTTGAACGATAATCACATAGTCACAATATTTGTTGGCAACGTCTCGAAATTGACTGTTAGAAAGGAAAACCTCAGGATTTTCCAGGGCGATGTCTTCAATAGCCAGAGCGTGAGAGATGCAATAAGAGGGCAAGATGCGATTGTCAGCGCTTTAGGCCCGGATAATTCGGGAAGCGTGAACGATACTCTGGCAGTCGCTATGAGAAACATAGTGAATGCCGCCAGGGATACCGAAGTGAGTAAGCTCGTTACGATCGCGAATTCGGGTATTCTTCAGCTATCGCCGAGAGAACTCAGGCTTGATTCCCCCAACTATCCGCAATATCTCAAGAAATCTTCAAGAGAATTCATGGATGCGTTCGAAATCCTCAAGACTTCGGAGCTTGATTGGGTCGTTGTGTGCCCGCCATTTATGTCCTTTTCAGAAGGCAACCAGAGTTACAGAGTTTCGGCCGACTTCCTTCCAGAAAACGGAGAGAAGATTTCGATTCAGGACGTTGCCGAGTTTGCTTACAAGCAATTGTTCACGTCCGAATACACTCAGAAGAGAGTTGGCATTGCCTACTAA
- a CDS encoding DUF4345 family protein yields the protein MFTIIRFVVAVLTAVTGVYIVLKPESYAKLAEFSAGNARGKTEVKAIMGGTFIGLGVAPIVLLGAQISFLFLGIVYLFIAATRIMSIFVDKSLTFTNLITLLVEIAFGLIMVLPI from the coding sequence TTGTTCACTATCATTCGTTTTGTTGTTGCTGTTCTTACGGCAGTCACCGGTGTATATATAGTGTTGAAACCGGAATCCTACGCCAAGCTGGCCGAGTTTTCGGCCGGTAATGCCAGAGGAAAAACGGAAGTGAAGGCTATCATGGGGGGCACGTTTATAGGGCTTGGAGTTGCTCCAATAGTTCTCTTGGGTGCGCAGATTTCATTCCTTTTTCTGGGGATTGTTTATCTGTTTATCGCCGCAACGCGTATAATGTCCATATTTGTGGATAAGTCTTTGACGTTCACTAATCTGATTACTCTTCTCGTTGAAATAGCATTTGGTCTAATTATGGTACTCCCTATTTGA
- a CDS encoding N-acetyltransferase, whose product MREEDLKKAIEEAWAKRLQVPVDRFVSKERFLIADEAKKGKGEISHLSFEKRTVILYDPKLETVVKSAIEEEDREKLALEKLLHESFSLWKKTSIKYLNPSNYVPYDPPMDFVVRRLNQGDRTAFYRFRNHCTREDLAEGFVELDHVVVFGAFYEEEIVAVSSIIEWDSIADIGIITMPDFRELGLGKAIGSRASEWAIVNKKLIQYRHDVLNYGSLKVSRALGFREYILEQEYTYIG is encoded by the coding sequence TTGAGAGAGGAAGATCTTAAGAAGGCAATAGAGGAAGCATGGGCAAAACGCCTTCAGGTTCCTGTCGATAGATTTGTCTCGAAAGAGCGGTTTCTCATAGCAGATGAGGCTAAGAAAGGAAAGGGCGAGATCAGTCATCTGAGTTTTGAAAAGCGAACGGTAATTCTTTATGATCCTAAGCTCGAAACAGTTGTAAAATCTGCTATTGAAGAAGAGGATAGAGAAAAGTTGGCTCTTGAGAAGTTGCTTCACGAGTCTTTTTCTCTCTGGAAGAAGACATCCATCAAGTACCTTAACCCTTCGAACTACGTTCCTTACGACCCACCAATGGATTTCGTTGTCAGAAGACTAAATCAGGGCGACAGGACTGCTTTCTATCGGTTCAGAAACCATTGTACAAGGGAGGATCTCGCCGAAGGATTTGTCGAGCTCGACCACGTAGTTGTTTTCGGAGCCTTTTATGAAGAGGAGATCGTGGCGGTCTCAAGCATTATTGAATGGGATAGCATTGCAGATATTGGCATAATAACTATGCCTGATTTCAGAGAGCTTGGCCTGGGAAAGGCGATCGGTTCAAGGGCAAGCGAGTGGGCAATCGTCAATAAGAAACTGATTCAGTACAGACATGACGTATTGAACTACGGATCGCTGAAAGTTTCTCGTGCTCTGGGATTCAGAGAGTACATACTCGAGCAAGAATACACCTATATTGGATGA
- the aroF gene encoding 3-deoxy-7-phosphoheptulonate synthase — MVVVLKRGTGEEEIKQVESLSESLNLSCHVSMGMERVVIGVIGDDRYMSVERFEALECVEQVVRVLKPFKLVSREFHSEDISVDIGNVSVGGGKFVVMAGPCAVEDRPMIEEIAAFLSEMGVKVIRGGAFKPRTSPYSFQGLGEVGLRYLREAADRYGLKTVTEVTGEGTLEAVYEMSDILQIGARNSQNFQLIQKVAEKGKPILLKKGFMNTVEELLLSAEYIASKGNMSIILCERGIRTFETATRNTLDISAVPLIKLQSPLPIIVDPSHAAGRRDLIIPLSRAALAAGANGIEVEIHPRPEMALSDSKQSLSFGEFEKLMDSLGALADSAELLLT; from the coding sequence ATGGTAGTCGTTCTTAAGAGAGGTACTGGTGAAGAGGAGATTAAGCAAGTAGAGTCTCTTTCAGAGAGTCTGAATCTGAGCTGTCATGTTTCCATGGGGATGGAGAGAGTAGTGATTGGTGTCATCGGTGACGACCGTTATATGTCAGTTGAACGATTTGAGGCTCTTGAGTGCGTTGAACAAGTTGTTCGAGTTCTCAAGCCGTTTAAGCTTGTTTCCAGGGAGTTTCACAGCGAAGATATCTCTGTAGACATTGGCAATGTCTCGGTAGGAGGAGGAAAGTTCGTAGTGATGGCCGGTCCGTGCGCGGTCGAGGATAGGCCTATGATAGAAGAGATCGCCGCCTTCCTTTCTGAAATGGGAGTGAAAGTGATTAGAGGAGGGGCTTTCAAGCCAAGAACCTCTCCATACTCTTTTCAAGGTCTTGGAGAAGTAGGTCTGAGATATTTGAGAGAAGCTGCGGATCGGTACGGCCTCAAGACGGTGACCGAGGTAACTGGCGAAGGGACACTTGAGGCCGTCTATGAAATGAGTGACATACTGCAAATTGGGGCAAGAAATTCACAGAACTTCCAGCTAATTCAGAAGGTTGCCGAAAAGGGAAAGCCGATTCTTCTGAAGAAGGGCTTCATGAATACGGTTGAAGAACTTCTTCTTTCTGCGGAGTATATTGCCTCCAAGGGGAACATGTCGATAATACTTTGCGAAAGGGGTATCAGGACCTTCGAAACGGCCACGAGAAACACGCTTGATATTTCTGCCGTGCCTCTAATCAAACTTCAATCTCCACTTCCGATTATCGTTGATCCCAGCCACGCAGCAGGGAGGAGAGACTTGATAATACCACTTTCCAGAGCTGCTCTGGCGGCCGGAGCTAACGGTATCGAAGTTGAAATTCATCCCAGGCCGGAGATGGCTCTTTCCGACAGCAAGCAAAGCCTAAGTTTTGGCGAATTTGAGAAACTAATGGATAGCCTTGGAGCACTGGCCGATTCTGCTGAGCTCCTGCTTACATGA
- the aroA gene encoding 3-phosphoshikimate 1-carboxyvinyltransferase, which yields MRLLPSKKVAGEIAVPPDKSISHRALMMCSMCSGVSVVHNLLESEDTLRTFRIISELGGGFKGDFDRLEISQASWKESSGPLYCGNSGTTARLMAGVLAGKRGTHILFGDESLSVRPMRRVIAPLKEMGARISARQEDSLLPMCIAGGELNGCDHSLSVASAQVKSAILLAGIQAEGVTTVTEPHCSRDHTERLLQSMGAEISVLERRVEVRKSELSPIHFSIPGDISSAAFLIALAVLHKNGAVTVRNVGLNHGRIGFLKLLTSMGAEIELEVENSFPEPSGTILARSSHLRGIEIESALIPSMIDELPLIALAGTFADGVTTVRGAEELRKKESDRISVTVQNFRKIGVDIVEHEDGFSVEGPQRVTGGKVDSYGDHRIAMLFSIAGLLSEEGVEITNTEAVGVSFPGFFQTLEEVCR from the coding sequence ATGAGATTGCTGCCTTCAAAGAAAGTTGCCGGTGAAATAGCCGTGCCTCCTGATAAATCAATCTCCCATAGGGCACTAATGATGTGTTCGATGTGCAGTGGCGTAAGTGTCGTCCATAACCTGCTTGAAAGCGAGGATACTTTAAGGACTTTCAGGATTATCAGCGAACTTGGAGGAGGTTTCAAGGGAGATTTCGACAGACTTGAAATATCTCAGGCGTCGTGGAAAGAGTCATCCGGGCCGCTTTATTGTGGGAATTCCGGAACCACTGCAAGACTGATGGCCGGAGTTCTTGCGGGCAAGAGAGGAACTCACATCCTTTTCGGCGATGAATCCCTATCGGTGAGACCCATGAGGAGAGTTATCGCCCCGCTGAAAGAGATGGGGGCAAGGATATCGGCGAGGCAAGAAGATTCGCTTCTTCCAATGTGCATAGCCGGCGGCGAACTGAATGGGTGCGATCATTCTCTTTCAGTGGCAAGTGCTCAGGTAAAGAGCGCGATCTTGCTGGCAGGCATTCAAGCAGAAGGAGTCACAACTGTTACGGAGCCTCACTGCAGCAGAGATCACACAGAGAGGTTGCTTCAATCCATGGGCGCCGAAATAAGCGTACTTGAGAGAAGAGTCGAAGTACGAAAGAGCGAGCTCTCGCCGATTCACTTTTCGATACCCGGTGATATCTCCTCGGCCGCTTTCCTGATAGCTCTAGCTGTTCTTCACAAGAACGGTGCGGTGACAGTTCGAAATGTCGGACTGAATCATGGAAGGATTGGATTCCTTAAGCTCCTGACAAGTATGGGAGCCGAGATCGAGTTAGAAGTTGAAAACAGCTTCCCAGAACCATCGGGAACAATCTTGGCCAGATCTTCTCACTTGAGAGGTATTGAAATCGAAAGTGCGTTGATTCCTTCAATGATAGATGAGCTACCTCTAATTGCGCTTGCCGGTACCTTTGCAGATGGTGTAACTACAGTCAGGGGAGCTGAGGAATTGAGGAAAAAGGAGTCTGACAGGATCTCGGTTACCGTTCAGAACTTTAGAAAGATCGGAGTAGATATCGTTGAACATGAAGATGGTTTTAGCGTAGAGGGCCCTCAGAGAGTAACCGGAGGCAAGGTTGATTCCTATGGGGATCACAGAATCGCGATGCTTTTTTCAATAGCGGGTTTGCTGAGCGAGGAAGGAGTAGAGATAACCAACACAGAGGCGGTTGGTGTGTCCTTCCCCGGGTTCTTCCAGACGCTCGAGGAGGTCTGTCGATGA
- a CDS encoding shikimate dehydrogenase, whose product MRLCIIGHPISHSMSPSIYGRFFEAMNIDATYEAVDIDPNEFSTKIVSIIQDFDGFNVTIPFKERIVPHIVSQVEPPLLAVNCIFQGRGYNTDWIGFGKPLQRRPIEEPVMIIGAGGAARAVVFYLKRAGVKNIQIVNRTLSRAEKIKEEFEVSGNLEVNVFPLESIREVAAKSKSIVNASSLGINGEDTGITAEELSGKSLVYDLIYWKTPLIESSRRCEVKTVLDGRHMLLHQAMENLRIWGVPSGESFEKTFWEVMK is encoded by the coding sequence ATGAGGTTATGCATAATAGGACATCCAATTTCGCACAGCATGTCGCCAAGCATATACGGCCGTTTTTTCGAGGCCATGAACATCGATGCAACCTACGAAGCAGTTGACATCGACCCCAATGAGTTTTCCACGAAGATAGTCTCGATCATTCAGGACTTCGATGGTTTCAACGTCACGATTCCCTTCAAAGAGAGAATTGTTCCGCACATAGTCAGTCAAGTAGAACCTCCGCTCCTTGCAGTGAACTGCATCTTCCAAGGAAGGGGGTACAACACCGACTGGATTGGTTTTGGAAAGCCTTTGCAAAGAAGACCGATAGAGGAGCCGGTAATGATTATCGGAGCCGGGGGAGCGGCGAGAGCCGTGGTTTTCTATTTGAAAAGGGCAGGCGTGAAGAACATACAAATAGTCAATAGAACACTTTCGAGAGCCGAGAAAATCAAAGAAGAGTTCGAAGTATCCGGGAATCTGGAAGTCAACGTCTTTCCCTTGGAATCAATAAGAGAAGTTGCAGCAAAGAGCAAGAGCATAGTAAATGCCTCTTCTCTGGGAATAAATGGAGAGGATACTGGGATCACTGCTGAAGAGCTTTCCGGTAAGAGCCTCGTATACGATCTCATCTACTGGAAGACGCCCTTGATCGAGTCTTCCCGCCGCTGTGAAGTGAAAACTGTTCTTGACGGAAGGCACATGTTGCTTCATCAGGCAATGGAGAACCTCAGAATTTGGGGAGTGCCTTCAGGCGAAAGTTTCGAAAAAACGTTTTGGGAAGTGATGAAGTGA
- the aroC gene encoding chorismate synthase yields MKFTVVGDSHGSGVFGLIEELPSGVSLSIERINQQLLRRQKGYGRGERMELEQDKAVVRSGLWRGVTTGAPLLIEIPNKVSSAEKSVRSIPRPGHSDYAAWTRYKLNDLAVYAERSSARWTAAATAVGSVASQILHELGIALCSSVIAIGNVSCGLPSETGWISNRDASPVFCHDKEASQKMVEEIEDSIKAGDTLGGRFVVIADGVPTGTGGYGTLFERLDSRIGEYFMAIPSVKGVFIGNPDVRLRGSAYHDKLFVENGMIVRKSNNAGGIEGGISNGEQIVVEASVKPIPSLRKGISSVDLSKMNETAAPYVRADTTAVPAASVVGESMLALLLLEAILERFGNGDFRSIKRRVTDESLPYWNDGLGEKHYR; encoded by the coding sequence GTGAAGTTCACAGTTGTCGGAGACTCTCATGGTAGCGGGGTTTTTGGACTCATTGAAGAACTGCCCTCAGGTGTTTCTCTTTCGATCGAAAGGATAAACCAACAACTCCTCCGCAGACAGAAGGGCTACGGCCGGGGGGAAAGGATGGAACTTGAGCAGGATAAAGCAGTAGTTAGGTCTGGTCTGTGGAGGGGAGTTACGACTGGAGCCCCGCTCTTAATAGAGATCCCTAATAAGGTTTCCAGTGCAGAGAAGAGTGTGAGAAGCATCCCGAGACCCGGCCATTCAGATTATGCTGCCTGGACAAGATACAAACTGAATGATCTCGCGGTTTATGCAGAGAGAAGCAGTGCAAGATGGACTGCAGCTGCAACGGCTGTTGGATCGGTTGCATCGCAGATTCTTCATGAACTGGGCATCGCTTTGTGCAGTTCAGTAATAGCTATCGGAAATGTAAGTTGCGGACTGCCCTCAGAGACCGGCTGGATTTCAAATAGAGATGCGTCTCCGGTGTTCTGCCACGACAAGGAAGCTTCTCAAAAAATGGTCGAAGAAATAGAGGATTCAATCAAAGCGGGAGATACGCTCGGCGGGAGATTTGTGGTTATCGCCGATGGAGTTCCGACGGGAACCGGAGGATACGGGACTCTCTTTGAAAGGCTTGATTCGAGGATCGGCGAGTACTTTATGGCGATTCCTTCTGTCAAAGGAGTCTTCATTGGAAATCCGGACGTGCGACTTAGGGGTAGTGCGTATCACGACAAACTGTTCGTTGAGAACGGCATGATCGTGAGAAAGTCAAACAATGCCGGTGGTATTGAGGGTGGAATATCGAATGGCGAGCAGATCGTTGTTGAGGCAAGCGTAAAGCCGATTCCTTCGTTGAGAAAGGGAATCTCTTCTGTTGACCTGAGCAAAATGAATGAAACGGCAGCTCCTTATGTGCGCGCCGATACGACGGCAGTTCCAGCGGCTTCGGTAGTAGGCGAGTCGATGCTTGCGCTCTTGTTGCTTGAAGCGATTCTTGAGAGGTTTGGAAACGGGGATTTTCGCTCGATAAAAAGGAGGGTGACGGATGAGAGTCTTCCTTATTGGAATGATGGGCTCGGGGAAAAGCACTATAGGTAG
- the aroB gene encoding bifunctional shikimate kinase AroK/3-dehydroquinate synthase AroB, whose product MRVFLIGMMGSGKSTIGRILSSVLDKEFIDMDLEIEKAKGTSISEIFEKEGEEEFRRLEKDLLKKLVHRDEIVVSTGGGIILDKENRQILKGENAVYLRLPPADLYRRVTVKGRPLLKEGKESIFRIWEERRELYEQFPSVETSSQSQWETVAAISMKIASGESRVLNSSSHPVSISPGGFKSIGRMPNAVVSRRVERIFSEWIPSSALSIDDGEEAKGFHTLFQVYEYLMDRGLSRSDVLVGAGGGTVTDLVGFASSTFKRGVPLIQYPTTLLAQVDASIGGKNGLNFKGCKNVVGNFYMPSETIIDPVVTLSMDEGRFEEGLVEAFKIFLITGQYYEKFKKLCGKLKERNLAALSEMLEEAVKQKDRIVSMDIRETGLRKVLNLGHTLGHLYEPLSRVSHGMAVAWGLEREMHYFAGLGVIDEQLYRDVSDTLSEIVGLDFPQLPVEEALRLLRNDKKAVDSESAEIEIPVVKRPGEFEFLKVRLDDLLAVVV is encoded by the coding sequence ATGAGAGTCTTCCTTATTGGAATGATGGGCTCGGGGAAAAGCACTATAGGTAGAATTCTATCTTCAGTTCTAGACAAGGAATTCATAGATATGGATTTAGAGATAGAGAAAGCTAAAGGAACTAGCATAAGTGAGATTTTCGAGAAAGAAGGCGAGGAAGAATTCAGAAGACTGGAAAAGGACCTTCTGAAGAAACTAGTCCACAGGGACGAGATTGTGGTATCGACTGGAGGAGGTATCATACTGGACAAGGAAAACCGCCAGATTTTGAAGGGAGAGAATGCCGTCTATCTTAGGCTTCCTCCGGCCGATCTTTACAGGAGAGTCACTGTCAAGGGACGACCGCTGCTCAAGGAAGGTAAGGAGAGTATCTTCAGGATTTGGGAAGAGCGAAGGGAGCTATACGAGCAGTTTCCGTCTGTTGAAACTTCCAGCCAGTCCCAGTGGGAAACCGTTGCCGCGATATCCATGAAGATAGCTTCCGGAGAAAGCAGAGTGCTCAATAGCAGCTCACATCCAGTGTCCATATCACCTGGAGGATTCAAGTCAATAGGTAGAATGCCGAACGCGGTGGTGTCTAGAAGAGTTGAAAGGATCTTTTCCGAGTGGATCCCTTCTTCGGCTCTATCCATTGACGACGGTGAAGAAGCAAAGGGATTTCACACTCTCTTTCAAGTCTATGAGTACCTCATGGATAGAGGGCTTTCGAGAAGCGATGTCTTGGTTGGCGCGGGGGGAGGAACGGTGACGGATCTAGTCGGATTCGCTTCCTCCACATTCAAACGCGGTGTCCCCTTAATTCAGTATCCGACGACTCTGCTTGCACAAGTAGATGCTTCTATTGGCGGGAAGAATGGTCTGAACTTCAAAGGGTGCAAGAACGTCGTCGGGAACTTCTACATGCCTTCTGAAACAATAATCGATCCGGTTGTAACGCTTTCGATGGACGAGGGACGGTTCGAAGAGGGCCTCGTTGAGGCCTTCAAGATATTCCTAATAACCGGTCAGTACTATGAGAAGTTCAAGAAGTTGTGCGGTAAATTGAAGGAAAGAAATCTTGCCGCACTGAGTGAGATGCTGGAAGAAGCGGTGAAGCAAAAGGATAGGATAGTCTCGATGGACATTCGTGAAACAGGACTAAGGAAGGTCCTGAATCTTGGTCACACGCTAGGACATCTCTACGAACCATTATCGAGAGTCTCACACGGTATGGCCGTGGCCTGGGGGCTGGAACGGGAGATGCATTATTTCGCGGGTCTGGGTGTTATAGATGAACAGTTGTACAGAGATGTCTCGGATACGCTTTCAGAGATCGTTGGCCTCGATTTTCCGCAACTGCCTGTCGAGGAGGCTCTTAGACTGCTTAGAAACGACAAGAAAGCAGTTGACTCTGAGAGTGCGGAGATAGAGATTCCTGTGGTCAAGAGACCCGGGGAGTTCGAGTTCTTGAAAGTAAGACTTGATGATTTGCTGGCGGTGGTTGTATGA
- the aroQ gene encoding type II 3-dehydroquinate dehydratase has protein sequence MKILVLNGPNLNMLGSREKSIYGGFTYDELREAIERKCLEKGAVADLFQSNHEGDLVDRIQRIDYDAVVINAGALTHYSYSLRDALELFKGLKIEVHISNIFAREKFRSRSVISPVCKGTIAGFGLQGYLLAIEYAVSNLHSSADWEAVE, from the coding sequence ATGAAGATACTCGTATTAAATGGACCCAATCTTAATATGCTCGGCTCGAGGGAGAAGAGTATCTATGGGGGTTTCACCTACGACGAACTGCGCGAGGCAATAGAAAGGAAGTGCCTAGAGAAAGGGGCGGTGGCCGATCTCTTCCAGTCTAACCACGAAGGAGATCTAGTCGATAGAATCCAGCGTATAGACTATGATGCAGTCGTAATAAATGCAGGTGCTCTAACTCATTACAGCTACTCGCTTAGAGATGCTCTTGAGCTTTTCAAGGGTCTAAAGATCGAAGTGCATATTTCAAACATCTTCGCTAGAGAAAAGTTCAGAAGCCGCTCAGTGATTTCCCCCGTATGCAAAGGCACAATCGCGGGATTTGGACTGCAGGGATACCTGCTGGCCATAGAATATGCGGTTTCAAATCTACACTCGTCGGCGGATTGGGAGGCGGTTGAATGA
- the aroH gene encoding chorismate mutase codes for MKAIRGATSIESDNPEEIGSCVIELMEEIFGRNEIGELHSVIFTVTSDITSYNPATAFRKAFNQSDVALLCLYEASFENSCGGIIRVLIHCESKTKNFVYLRRAKNLRPDQVEIGDSNT; via the coding sequence ATGAAGGCTATTAGGGGTGCAACATCTATAGAGTCAGATAATCCCGAAGAAATCGGAAGTTGTGTTATAGAACTAATGGAGGAGATTTTCGGAAGGAACGAGATCGGTGAACTGCACTCCGTGATATTTACCGTTACAAGCGATATAACTTCGTACAATCCGGCAACTGCCTTCAGGAAGGCATTTAACCAGAGTGATGTCGCGTTGCTGTGCCTCTATGAAGCCTCTTTTGAGAACTCGTGTGGTGGGATAATCAGGGTGCTGATTCACTGCGAGTCAAAGACTAAGAATTTCGTTTATTTGCGACGGGCGAAGAACTTGCGCCCAGATCAGGTGGAGATTGGTGACTCGAACACATGA
- a CDS encoding prephenate dehydrogenase, which yields MKIQIIGAGSIGGSIAIRLSKCGHEVSVFDESIGTTEALKRKHRDISISLKICESADLTILAVPMSSEAQLLQSVAFEETVLDVASVMQPFQLIARKRKIRFISGHPMAGNEHKGPAGWDESMFDGRVFLLSPAEFASAEDLKSVLEIIGDLRSSPEYLSPERHDLIVSRVSQAAYFLSRALLNLGSDFEKYTGPGYASTSRLGRQNRDMVIDMARFNGKNIASSLEEAEIYLRKIRVAIENEDLNELEELISE from the coding sequence ATGAAAATACAGATTATCGGCGCCGGTTCGATTGGGGGTTCGATCGCGATAAGGCTCTCGAAGTGCGGCCACGAAGTTTCGGTTTTTGATGAAAGTATAGGCACAACCGAGGCTCTGAAAAGAAAACATCGAGACATTTCGATATCACTCAAAATCTGTGAGAGTGCGGATCTAACAATCTTGGCTGTTCCCATGAGTTCAGAAGCTCAACTGCTACAATCGGTTGCTTTCGAAGAGACCGTATTAGATGTTGCAAGCGTTATGCAGCCCTTCCAGTTGATCGCCAGAAAGAGAAAAATCAGGTTCATTAGCGGTCATCCGATGGCTGGTAACGAACACAAAGGTCCGGCCGGTTGGGACGAGTCGATGTTCGACGGCCGCGTCTTTCTGCTTTCTCCCGCGGAGTTTGCTTCCGCAGAGGATCTGAAAAGTGTTTTAGAGATTATAGGTGATCTGCGTTCGTCTCCGGAATACCTCTCGCCGGAGAGACACGATTTAATCGTAAGCAGGGTGAGCCAGGCAGCCTACTTTCTCTCTAGAGCTCTACTTAATCTCGGTAGTGATTTCGAGAAGTACACCGGACCGGGCTACGCTTCAACTTCCAGACTGGGAAGACAGAACAGGGATATGGTCATCGACATGGCTAGATTCAACGGAAAGAATATCGCTTCCTCGCTTGAGGAAGCGGAAATCTATCTGCGCAAGATCAGGGTCGCGATCGAAAATGAAGATCTGAACGAACTTGAAGAACTGATTTCCGAGTGA